The nucleotide window GTGCGTCAATAAAGGACGTTCTGAACCTCAGGGCTGTCGATATTCTCCTTGGTTGCAAGGACAACACCTGTATCGATGAAGCTCGGAACTTCTTCGCCGTTCAGAAGTTTGAGAACGGCCTGTACGCCGAGTTCACCCATCTGGAAGGAGCCCTGGACTGCTGTCCCTGCAAGCGTACCGTCCTTGACGAAATCCTGAAGATCGGAGTTGCCGTCAAAGCCGAGTGCCGTGATGCTGCCGGCCTTGCCTGCCTGCACGATTGCACGGCCCATGCCGATTGCGGTCGGCTCGTTTGCACCGAAGATGCCGACAAGATCGCTATTGGCGGCAAGAACATCGGTTGTCTGGTTCAGGGCAGTCGCCATCTGTGACTGCGAGTAGTAAGGCCCGACAATCTCAATGTTCGAGTTCTCGGTGATCTGCTCAACGAAGCAACCGACACGGCCAACTTCAGATCCGACACCGGCGACGTAGGACATCACGGCGACTTTGCCTTCCTTCCCGACTTCCGAAATCATCTTGTCCGCGACGAGCTGGCCTGCTGCACAGTTGTCTGTCGACAGGAACGCCTGGAAGTAGTCTTTGCCATTTTCGGCAAGTCCACTGTCAATGATCACGACAGGGATCTGAGCCTCAAAGGCTTTCTTAACGGCAGGGACCAGGGCCTCTGGGTCTGATGGGGCGAGTACGATACCTTTGACGCCACGGTTGACCGCGTTTTCAACGAGGTTGACCTGATCGGCGACAGCAGATTCCGATGCCGGGCCGTTGAAGCTCATCGTGTGTTCTTCGACACCTTCGATGGCCGCTGTCGCGCCCTTGTTGACGTTCTGCCAGAAATTGGAATTGGTTGTCTTCACGATGACGGCGATTTCGCCAGCCTGCGATGCAGCTCCGGACAGTGCCAGTGCACTTACCATCATTGCGGTCGTAATCAGCTTCTTCATAAGTTCTCCTCCGTTTGAAGATGCGCTGTTGAGAGACCGGGCATGTCAGCGCCGGTTTCGGATCTGATCGACATAGACCGCCAGAATGACGATGAAGCCGATCACGATTTGCTGGATGAAGGCGGAGACGCCGGCCATGTTCAGACCGTTGCGCAGAACGCCGATAATAAAGGCACCAATCATTGTGCCGGAAATGTTGCCGACCCCACCCATCAGTGAGGCTCCACCGATCACCGCCGCCGCGATGGCATCGAGTTCATACATGACGCCTTCGTTCGGCTGTACCGTGACGAGCCTTGACATCAGAACGTTGCCAGCCAACCCGGCAAGTGCACCCGACAAGGTGTAAGCGCAGATCTTGGTCCTATCGACCAGGACACCTGACAGTCTTGCGGCTTCTTCATTCGAACCGGTTGCATAGATGTGACGGCCGGTTTTGCGACGTTTCAGCAAATAGGCCGCAACCACGGCAACGATTGCCAGAAGAATGACAGGGTAGGGAATGCCGGGAAAAACGACCTTCGGAAAAATCCCACCGGTTTCCTCCACGATCCGGAACAACGAGCCGTTGCCCAGGGTGCCAAATGCTTCGCCAAGGCGCGAAATGGGGGCCGCGCCGGTCAGTTGCAGGGCAATGCCGCGTGCAATCAACATCATGCCGAGGGTGGCCACAAATGGTGTGATCCTCATTTTGGTGATGACGAAGCCGTTGAACGCACCGCAGGCAGCGCCAGTCAGCACGCCGAGTGCCATTGACGGGGCCACGGGAATGCCCGCCTTGACGGATAGTCCGGTGACAACGCCAGAGAGCGCCAGCACTGAGCCGACACTCAAATCGATGCCACCGGTGATAATCACCATGGTCAGGCCGATGCCGAGCAGACCAATGACCGACGTTTGCAACAGAACCGTCAAACCGTTGTTGACGGTGAAGAAAGCGTCATTGCCGAACGAGAAGGCGAATACGAGCACTGCCAGTGTCAGGAGCGCGGATAGCTTGTGCAGTGACCCTGCTGAGAATTTGAACGTCCAGGATGCCGGAGCATCGCTTCGGTCAAAATCCGCCATAAAACCTCCCGTGGCGAAAAATTGAATTTAATTATTAAATACAATATGCGAGGTGGCGATATTGACGTCAATTGTTTTTTATTAAATCATACGAAATACAGGAATTCTTGTTTGATTCTATTATGTTGGATTGCGTTCATGGCAAGAACAGACGATCGCTTCAGGAGTGCATACAACAAACTGCTCGACATTTGCAGCAGTATGGAAGTGGGTGACCAACTGCCGCCCGAGATCGCGCTTGCCAACCAGATGGAAGTCAGTCGTACGATCGTCAGAAGTGCCTTGCAAAAGCTGGATAGCGAGAAAATCGTGCGTTGGGAAGGGCGAACGAAAACGCTTATTCGCCAACCCGAAGCAGGCCATCGTCTTGAACCGGTTGATGCACATATTTCTGCCGAGGAGTTGGAAAAGCGTTTTCTGGAATGGATCCTGAGGTTCGACGTTCCAGCGGGAACATCGCTCAACGTGGCACAGCTCTCGCGACAATTCGGCGTACCGGCGCATAGCCTTCAGGAGTTTCTTGCGGGCCTGAGCCGATTTGGACTCGTCGAAAGGCGCGCAAGGGGGGGCTGGACGCTTTCTGGCTTCACGGCGGAATTTGCAATTGAGTTGTCCGACTTCAGAATGCTCCTGGAAATGAATGCTGTTCGCCAACTGCTCCAGTTGCCCGATGATCATGACATCTGGCAGAAACTGGCGTCACTGAAAGAGCAGCATGAAGCATTGCGGGAAGATCTCGAGACGCGATATCACGACTTTTCAATGCTCGATGAAACCTTTCACACGACGGTCAACAGCGTTGTCAAAAACCGCTTCGTTGTTGAGGCACAGAAGGTCATCTCACTGATCTTCCACTACCACTACATGTGGGACAAGCGGGATGAACGGGAACGCAATGCAGCAGCGATTGACGAGCATCTGGACTGGATCAATGCGATGATAGACAAGGATCCGGAGCGCTCGGAAGCAGCCGCGTTGAAGCACTTGCGACGTTCGAAGGAAACGCTTTTGTCCTCGCTACGCGGCCACAAGCACGTTTAAGGGTCCAGTGCTTAGAAGAGGTCGAGGCATTCCTGCGGAAGTGTCTCCGACAATGCTGCCAGGTTTCTTTCCAGCGATGAGACCCGTGCCGTTCCAAGCAAAACCGACGCAGCCGAGGGATGAGTGCGGGCGTAGTGAAGCGCCGCGGTCGCCAGGGGGATACCGATAGCATCCGTTTTGGCCTTCAGATCTCGCACAGCCTGAAGGATTTCTTCGGAAGCGGGTTCATAGTCGAACCAAGCGCCTTCTTTCGGTCCGGTCGCCAGAATGCCGGAATTGAAAATTCCACCAAGAACCAGACTAACGGATTTCTGCCGGCAGACGTCGATCAGCTTTTCCTCAGCGCCCCTGTCGAGCAACGTCAAACGGCCAGCCAGAAGGATGGCGTCAAGATCGGTGTGGCTCAGGAGATCCAGACAAATCTGCGTTTCGTTCACGCCAAGTCCGAACGCCCGGATCTTGCCCTTGTCCTTGAGCTGTTGCAGGCGATCAAGGCCCGTGCCCAACAAATCCGACATGTGTTTTTCATTGTTCTGACCGTGGGTGTAGGTTCCGATGTCATGGATATAGGCGATGTCGAGATGTCTGACCTGCAAAAGCTCAAAGCTATGTTCCAGCGAGGCTTCGATGCCGTCGCCGGAATAGTCATAGCGAACACTGTTCGGCAACGGCTCGACAAAGCCGTCTGCTTCCTTGAGCGGGGTTCCAGGCGACAACACGCGGCCGACCTTGGATGAAATCACATAGTCCTGTGGGCCGAATTGCTGCAGAAAGCGGCCAAGACGAAGTTCTGCCAACCCGCGGCCATAATGTGGGGCCGTATCATAGTATCGGATGCCGGCTTTCCAGGCATGCTGCAATACGTCTTCCGCCTCCTGATCGGAAACGATCCTCCCGATGTTTCCGATGCCCGATGTCCCAAAGGAAAGATCGGTCACTTCGACATCGGTATTGCCTATCTTGTTAAGCTTCATGAGTGACCGCCATTTCCTGAGTTTGTGCCAGTTTTTCAAGCCGTGGCATCTTCATCGCGGGATCTGCCCTTTGGACCCATGCAAGGAAACCGGCAACACGGCGTTGCGTTTTCTCTTCATGGTTTTGCGCGATATCCGCAAGCCTGTGATCGAGGAAGGGGTTCCGAAACCGATCGAGCGTCGTAGCAACGTAAGCCTCTGCTTCCTGTTCGCGACCATGTGCCTTGAAGCCAGTGACGACTTCTTGCCGGTATAGGTCTTCAAGGTCTGCCAAGTCTTCCGGATCGTCCATCATATCGCGCACAAACTGCTTCGGATTGTCTTTCGACTTCAGCCAGCGCGATACAAGATAAGTGTGACCAAGGTTGAGGATGAAGAGCTTGAGCGTCTCGACTTCCTCCAGATCCTGAACAACCTTGATGCTCGGATGTTTACATGGAAGTTTCAGGCCCGGCTGGTCTTCAATCGCCCAAAGCGCATAAGGTTCTGCAACCGCACCGGCAGGCTGAAGAGGCTCTGACACGATTCTATCGACCAGCGAATTCACCCACAGGACATTTGAGTTGAGCCAGTCCTGGAAGTCTGGAGAATATGACGCCGCAATTTCCAGAACGAGGTCTCGGAGAACTGATCCGTTTTGCGGCACGAGTTCGCAGGGCATGACCTGAAGTGGCTTACTGCCTGAACGGAAACGTTGATGAAGAAACCAGGTCAGTTTCGCAGGGTAGGACATGCCGGCTGAAAATTCCGTGTCGGTATCCTGGGACTGTCGTTTGAATCCTGCGTCGGCGGTGTTTGAGATGATGATCTCGGCATCTTCCGAAATTATCTCGGCCACGTCCTGCACATCTGCTGGCAGGCTGTAGGTCTTTCGGATGCTTTTAATCTTCTGTGCAGTGTTCACCAGATTGCCGCCGTCGACGCCCTTGATCAAGACGTCGTAGCCAGCAGGATCCGCCAAAGCCTTGAGGCGATTTGCCCGGGCCGCATCGCCGCTGCTTTGAACGACCGAAATTTGTCCAAGCGCCTCGCCCCTGTCCAATGCCTCTGAAACGAAGAGATCAACATGTGCCTGCAGGAAGCGGCTGGTACCAAACTGAACAATCGGGGTTGTTGACATGACGCCTCCTGTGTCGTTATTTGTTTTTTATAATTAAGAACACTTGCCCGTCAACATGTTTCAACTTCCTGGGGCGGGTAAAGGGAGTGGCCATGGTTGTCGATGCTCATCAGCATTTCTGGAAAATTGCGCGCGGTGACTATTTCTGGATGGACGACAGCGTTGCCACGATCCGGCGCGACATACTGCCTGAAGATCTGATGCCGCATGCCAAGGCTTGCGGCATTGAGGCAACCATTGCTGTTCAGGCCGCGCCCACTGTCGCTGAAACGGATTTTCTGCTGGAACTCGCCGAAGAGAATTCATTGATCAGGGGCGTGGTCGGTTGGGTCGACCTTGAAAGCGGCCTGGCCGCAAAGGACCTGAAAAGACTGTCGGCCAATCCGCTTTTCAAAGGCGTGAGGCCAATGCTGCAGGATATTGCGGCTACGGACTGGGTTCTGCAGGCAAGTGTTCTGTCGAACCTTTCAATTGCTGCGGACCTTGGACTGTCGTTTGATGCGCTGGTCCAGCCCAGGCACTTGCAGGCGATCGACGGTCTTGCCCGGGCCGTTCCGGATCTGAAGATAGTGATCGACCATTGTGCCAAGCCCGTCATCTCAGGCGGTGCAGATGCGGGAGACGCGTGGCGCTGCGACATGGCGCATCTGGCCAGTCACGAACAGATCCATTGCAAGGTTTCAGGCCTTGCCAACGAGTATGGCACAGGCTGGGCAGCAAAAACCCTGCAGCCGGTTGTCGATCATGTCGTTACTGAGTTCGGAGCAGACAGGATCATGTGGGGCAGCGATTGGCCTGTTCTGGAATTGGAAGGAAGCTACACTGACTGGTTCGGCTGCGCGCAATCCATGATGCAGCAGCTTTCAGATCAGGAACGTAATGCGGTATTCGGCGAAACGGCGTCACGGTTTTACAGGATCAATGATCCCGGAAGTCATTAACAATAGGAGCAGAAACGGTGGCTCAAGTGAAAAGAATGGGCATGGTGATCGGGATCGATCCGCAGAATATTCCGGAATACAAACGTTTGCATGCTGCGGTGTGGCCAGGTGTTCTTGATCGGCTCAGGCGTTCGAACATCACGAACTACTCGATCTTCCTGAAAGAACCTGAAAACCTGATGTTCAGTTATTGGGAGTACACTGGGACGGATTTTGAAGCCGACAGCGCTGCCATTGCCGCCGACGCGGAAACGAAGGACTGGTGGAAGGTCTGCGGACCGATGCAAAGACCGCTGGACAGCCGAAAGCCGGACGAATGGTGGGCAAGCATGGAAGAGGTTTTTCATCTGGACTGATGCCAGTTTACCCGACCTCAGGTGACAGCTGGTCTTCCTTGCCTGCCTTTATCTAGTCAGTAGGTCGCGCGGCCGCCGGAAAGGTCATAGACCGCGCCGGTCGAATAGGAACACTCCTCCGAAGCCAACCAACTCACGAGGCTGGAGATTTCCTTCACCGTTCCCATGCGACCCATCGGTATTTTGGCAAGCATGTAATTGATCTGTTCTTCGGTCACGTCGGCGAGCATCTCCGTCTCGATGACGGCTGGCGCAACCACATTGACCGTGATGCCCTCGCGAGCCAGCTCCTTGCCGAGACTTTTGGTGAGAGTGATTACCGCACCCTTGGAGACTGAATAGGCAGACGCATTCGGATTGCCGTCTTTACCGGCCATGGATGCAATGTTCACAATACGGCCATAGCCGTTGTTCTGCATGTGTGGAACAACGGCTTTGCAGGTGTGGAAGATGCCGTTGAGGTTTACCTGCATCACCTGGTTCCAGATATCCAGCGGATAATCGGCAAGGGACGTGTTTACCCCGGCAATACCGGCCGAGTTAATCAGAATATCGATCTGGCCACAGCGTTGTTTTACACGCTCTGCCGCTGTCTTGACCGCGGTGAAGTCAGCAACGTTCACACTGTCGGAATGAACGTCCCCGAATTGGCTCAGTTTCTGTCGTGCGTCTGACAGGGCGGTTTCATTGAGGTCCCAGAGTGTCACGCTGGCACCTGACTTCAGAAATCGTTCGGCGACGGCAAATCCCATGCCTCTGGCGGCGCCGGTCACAATCGCAACGCGGCCATCAAGATTGTATGTGTTCATCTTAAACTCCTGAATATCGGGCGGTCAGAGCCAACCGCCGTCAAGCGTAAATTCCTGACCAGTGCACATTTTGCTGTCGTCTGCTGAGAGGAACATCACGAGTGAAGCAACATCTTCTTCGGTGATCCTGCCGGCCATTGGTTGGTTCTGTTTGAGGATTTCATCGACGTCTTCGCTGTAATGTTCAGCCAGTTGGCGGGCCGTCAGCACCATGCCCGGCAAAACGGTATTGACGCGGACGCCGCTGGTTCCGAATTCACGGATAAAGGACCTGGTCAATCCATGGATGGCAGCCTTGGCCGTGGTATAGGCCGGCATTCCGCCGTGCTTGGCCTTCCAGGCTATCGATCCGAAATTGACAATTGCTCCCTTTTTCCTGCTGATCATGTCTGCCGCAACCGATTGGATTGCGAAAAATGTCGGGCGGAGATTGACCGCCATTGCCCGGTCCCAGTCATCGACGGTGACGTCCCGCCAGTCGTGTCTTGTATCGTTGGCTACGTTGTTCACCAGGATGTCCAACGGTGCCGAGGTGCCCTTGTAGGTGGTGATTGCAGCCTGCAATGCGTGGATGTCACAGACATCAACAGCTTGAAACCAGACGGAGGCACCGGCATCGCGCAGGCTCTGGCAGAGCTCATTGCCCGCATCTGCATTGATGTCGACGAACCCAACTTTCGCACCCTGAGCTGCGTAGGCCTTGACCAGCGCAGCACCGATCCCCGTGGCCCCCCCTGTGACAAAGGCGTTCATACCGGCGAGGCTCGGGTAGGTGGCAAAGGTCGACATCGCTTAGATCCTTGGAATGCGAGCTGTTGTTTCCGGATCAAAAAAGCAGACATGTTCGAGATCGAGAAGCAAATTGATCTCTTCATCCTCGGCAGGGCGGAAATTGGCAGGCAGAACGGCAACCAGGGACAGATCTGCCACCTGAAACACCAACATCGTGTCAGGGCCCGTCGGCTCCACCACTTCGACGCGGGCCGTAATCGGAACAAGAGCACCTTCCTGTTTGCCGTCCAGAACGAAATGTTCTGGGCGTGCGCCAATGGTCACTTTGCCACCTACATAGGGCAGCAGTTCTTCGTGACGTGTGCCAAGTGGAACAACCAGCTCCGCACCATTTGATCGATAGACAAGCCGAATATCGTTCTGGCTGCCTTCGACGTCCACATCGATGAAATTCATGGAGGGCGATCCCATGAAGCCGGCGACAAACTTGTTCGCGGGTTCCCTGTAAATAGTGTCCGGATCCGCGAACTGCTGCACGACACCGCCGCTCATGACCACGATCCTGTCAGACAGTGTCATTGCCTCGATCTGATCATGCGTGACGTAGACGATGGTCTGGCCGAGTCTCTTGTGCAGCTTCTTGATCTCTGTGCGCATCTCCACGCGAAGCTTGGCGTCGAGATTTGACAACGGTTCATCAAAGAGAAACAGCTGAGGATCGCGTACGAGAGCCCGACCCATGGCAACGCGCTGTCGTTGACCACCGGAAAGTTGCGATGGTTTGCGGCCTAGCAGCGGCTCGATTTGGAGAAGACGAGCAACGTCAGCGACGGCCTTCTTCTGTTCATCCTTGGGTACACGCCTGTTTTCCATTCCGAAGGTGATGTTTTCGCGAACGGTCATGGTCGGATAAAGCGCATAGGACTGAAACACCATGGCGATGTTCCGGTCTTTCGCCGATAGATCGGTGACGTCTCTTTCACCCAAGGTCAGTGTGCCGTAGGAGGTTTCCTCCAAACCGGCAATGATGGATAACAGCGTGGACTTGCCGCAGCCGGACGGACCCACAAGCACCACGAATTCGCCGTCCTTGATGTCGAGGTTGATGTCCCGGAGCGCCAGAAACTCGCCGTATTTTTTCCAGGTACTGTCGATTGTGAGACGCGCCATTATTTGACTGCTCCCTGCGTAAGGCCGCGAACGAAATATCGCCCGCCGAAGAAGTAGATGAGGAGAGGCGGTATTGCCGCGATCAGGACCGCAGCGGACCCGAAGCCATATTCGCTGACACCGGTGTCGTCCGCATTCAATGACATCAGCGCGGCCGTGATCGGCCTGAAATCCGAAGAGCTGAACGTGACCGCGAAGAGGAACTCGTTCCAGATGAAGGTGAATTGCCAGATGATCGTTACGATGATGATCGGCGGTGACAGGGGCACCACAATTTTCCAGAAGGTTCTGAAGAAACCGGCTCCGTCGATGCGGGCGGCCTTGATCAGATCGTCTGGAAGATTGACCAGATAATTCCGGCAAAAGAGGGTCGTGAAGCACGTTCCCTGAATGATGTGAACCAGCGCCAGACCGGCCAGCGATTTCGATAATCCGAGCCAGGAGAGGGCAATCGCCCAGGGCAGCAGAACCACCTGGGGCGGCAGAAAAACCCCGATGGTGATGGCGACGAAGACAACGCTGGCAAAAGGCATTTTCCATTTTGTGAGCGCGAAGCCGTTCACCAGACCGATTGCCGTGGAGATGAGCGTTGCGGGGACGACCATGAGCATCGACGCGATGAAATAGGGCTTCACGCCTGTACAGCTTGCGTTGATACAGGCCGAGCTCCACGCAACGTCCCAGTTTTCAAGGGTGATCCTGGTGGGCCAGCCGATGAAACTTTCCCGCAGGATATCGGCATTGAAGCGCAGCGAATTCAGAAGGATCACCGCGAGCGGCATGATGGTGAACAGGCCAACCACGATCAGGATCGAATAGACCGCGACCCGCGTTGCAAACCTGCGTGGATTGAACGGCTTCTTCCGATTGAAATCGGGAAGGGTGTCTATGTCAGGCATGGCCGCCTCCGTTCTTTTGTTTGCGCAGCACCCAGCCAAGGGCAATGACCGGAAGCAGCACGACAGTCAGGCCGATCAGAAGCCAGACGGCCGCCGCCGCGCCTTGCGCAAGCTCCCCGGCGGCAAACAGGCGGTCATAAACAAAGATCGCAGGAAAGGTGGTCGAGATACCCGGACCGCCGTGGGTCAGCGCCAGGACCAGGTCGAATGTCTTGATCGCGAATTGCAAGAGAATGATCAGGACAGAAATGATGACCGGCCAAATGGATGGCAGGATGATCCGGCGGTAGATCTTGAACATGCCCGCGCCATCGATCCGACCTGCCTTGACCACATCATGATCAACCCCGCGCAGGGCGGCCAGAACCATCACCATCACAAAACCGGACGCATGCCAGACCGCGGCGATGACCACGGCGTAGAGTGCTGTTTCGCGGCTTGTGATCAGACTGAATTCGAAGCTCGTCCAGCCAAGGTCATGGAAGAATTTTTCCAGACCGGTGGACGGGTTCAAGATCCATTGCCAGGTGGTTCCGGTCACAACAAAGGAAATTGCGATCGGATAGAGGAATATGGATCGAAGGAAGTTTTCGCCCTTGATACGCTGGTCCATAAGGACAGCAAGGACAACGCCGACCAGGAGGGACAACACAATGTAGAGCGCGCCGAAAATTGCCAGGTTGTTGACGCCGGTCGTCCAGCGCGGGTTGCGCCAAAGCCTTGTGTAGGCATCAAAACCTGCGAAGTCATAAACCGGCAGCAAGGTCGAACTGGACAGCGACAAGTAGATGTTCCAGCAGACAAACACAAATATGTAGATGCCAGTGGTGATAAGAGTCGGGAGCAGAACCAGGGTTGGCACGAGCTGCGCCATGCGAGCTGCGCGGCTGACCGAGCGGGTTCTGAATTCCGGTATATGTGCAACAGATTGCATGGCTTGCCCGAGTGGTTTTGTGCCGATGAAGGAGGAAGGAGCCTGCAACAGGCCCCTTCCTTGAGGACATGTGATCAGTATTCGTTGATCACGGCTTCCGCCATTTTCTGTGCGGCATCTTCAGAGCTCATGTCACTTGTGATGAACTCGGAAATGACCGTGAACATGGCTTTGCGGAACTTCTCAGGCACTGCCATGTTGTGTGCCATTGAGCGCACCACGGTTCCAGCTTCCGCTGCGTTTTTCAGATCAACCAGATTGAGCTGTTGGCACGGGTTGAACTCGTCACCCAACTCGACATCCATGCGAGCCGGAATGGAACCCTTGGCCACATTGAAGACCTTCTGAAAGTCCGGGGACATGATGAGCGAGGCCATCATTTTCTGTCCTTCGATGAACTCCGGGTCACTCTGCTTGAAGAAGACGACTGAATCGGAATTCAGGATGTAGCCGGGTTCGCCGCTGTTCATCGGTGCGCCGGCGCACAGATAATCCTTGCCGTATTCATAACCGGCGGCGTTCATGGTTCCGATGGCCCAGTCGCCGTGGAAATAGAAACCGGCTTCACCCTTTGCCATCATGTTGAGCGGCTCTTCCCAACCACGGCCAGGGAAAGCCGGGTCCATCCAGCCGACCATCTTGCGAAGCTGGTCGAAGGCGGCGACCATTTCCGGACTGTTAAGTGCTTCCAGGTCGAGTTCGATGAACGCCTTTCTGAAAAGGTCGGTGCTGATGCCCTGAACCACGATTTCAAACAGGGTTCCGTCAATCCAGTCCTGACCGCCGTGGGCGACGGGTACAATGCCCTTTTCAGCCATCTGTTCGGCAAGGACGTTGAACTCATCCCAAGTCTTTGGCAGCTCTTCTGCGCCGATCGCATCCATTGCGGATTTGGATGCCCACATCCAATCGATGCGGTGGATGTTCATGGGCGATGCAACCCAAGTGCCGTGCGGTTTCATGACGCTGACGAGTTCAGGCGCAACAACAGTTTCCCAGTTTTCTTCTTCGGCGAGCGCATTGAGATCAGCTGTCAGACCTGTCTTCGCCCATTCGCCGATTTCAGGACCTTTGAGCTGAACCGCAGATGGGGGATTGCCGGAAATCACGTCGGCGCGCA belongs to Roseibium porphyridii and includes:
- a CDS encoding ABC transporter substrate-binding protein — encoded protein: MKKLITTAMMVSALALSGAASQAGEIAVIVKTTNSNFWQNVNKGATAAIEGVEEHTMSFNGPASESAVADQVNLVENAVNRGVKGIVLAPSDPEALVPAVKKAFEAQIPVVIIDSGLAENGKDYFQAFLSTDNCAAGQLVADKMISEVGKEGKVAVMSYVAGVGSEVGRVGCFVEQITENSNIEIVGPYYSQSQMATALNQTTDVLAANSDLVGIFGANEPTAIGMGRAIVQAGKAGSITALGFDGNSDLQDFVKDGTLAGTAVQGSFQMGELGVQAVLKLLNGEEVPSFIDTGVVLATKENIDSPEVQNVLY
- a CDS encoding ABC transporter permease; its protein translation is MADFDRSDAPASWTFKFSAGSLHKLSALLTLAVLVFAFSFGNDAFFTVNNGLTVLLQTSVIGLLGIGLTMVIITGGIDLSVGSVLALSGVVTGLSVKAGIPVAPSMALGVLTGAACGAFNGFVITKMRITPFVATLGMMLIARGIALQLTGAAPISRLGEAFGTLGNGSLFRIVEETGGIFPKVVFPGIPYPVILLAIVAVVAAYLLKRRKTGRHIYATGSNEEAARLSGVLVDRTKICAYTLSGALAGLAGNVLMSRLVTVQPNEGVMYELDAIAAAVIGGASLMGGVGNISGTMIGAFIIGVLRNGLNMAGVSAFIQQIVIGFIVILAVYVDQIRNRR
- a CDS encoding GntR family transcriptional regulator, translated to MARTDDRFRSAYNKLLDICSSMEVGDQLPPEIALANQMEVSRTIVRSALQKLDSEKIVRWEGRTKTLIRQPEAGHRLEPVDAHISAEELEKRFLEWILRFDVPAGTSLNVAQLSRQFGVPAHSLQEFLAGLSRFGLVERRARGGWTLSGFTAEFAIELSDFRMLLEMNAVRQLLQLPDDHDIWQKLASLKEQHEALREDLETRYHDFSMLDETFHTTVNSVVKNRFVVEAQKVISLIFHYHYMWDKRDERERNAAAIDEHLDWINAMIDKDPERSEAAALKHLRRSKETLLSSLRGHKHV
- a CDS encoding aldo/keto reductase, whose amino-acid sequence is MKLNKIGNTDVEVTDLSFGTSGIGNIGRIVSDQEAEDVLQHAWKAGIRYYDTAPHYGRGLAELRLGRFLQQFGPQDYVISSKVGRVLSPGTPLKEADGFVEPLPNSVRYDYSGDGIEASLEHSFELLQVRHLDIAYIHDIGTYTHGQNNEKHMSDLLGTGLDRLQQLKDKGKIRAFGLGVNETQICLDLLSHTDLDAILLAGRLTLLDRGAEEKLIDVCRQKSVSLVLGGIFNSGILATGPKEGAWFDYEPASEEILQAVRDLKAKTDAIGIPLATAALHYARTHPSAASVLLGTARVSSLERNLAALSETLPQECLDLF
- a CDS encoding mannitol dehydrogenase family protein yields the protein MSTTPIVQFGTSRFLQAHVDLFVSEALDRGEALGQISVVQSSGDAARANRLKALADPAGYDVLIKGVDGGNLVNTAQKIKSIRKTYSLPADVQDVAEIISEDAEIIISNTADAGFKRQSQDTDTEFSAGMSYPAKLTWFLHQRFRSGSKPLQVMPCELVPQNGSVLRDLVLEIAASYSPDFQDWLNSNVLWVNSLVDRIVSEPLQPAGAVAEPYALWAIEDQPGLKLPCKHPSIKVVQDLEEVETLKLFILNLGHTYLVSRWLKSKDNPKQFVRDMMDDPEDLADLEDLYRQEVVTGFKAHGREQEAEAYVATTLDRFRNPFLDHRLADIAQNHEEKTQRRVAGFLAWVQRADPAMKMPRLEKLAQTQEMAVTHEA
- a CDS encoding amidohydrolase family protein — protein: MVVDAHQHFWKIARGDYFWMDDSVATIRRDILPEDLMPHAKACGIEATIAVQAAPTVAETDFLLELAEENSLIRGVVGWVDLESGLAAKDLKRLSANPLFKGVRPMLQDIAATDWVLQASVLSNLSIAADLGLSFDALVQPRHLQAIDGLARAVPDLKIVIDHCAKPVISGGADAGDAWRCDMAHLASHEQIHCKVSGLANEYGTGWAAKTLQPVVDHVVTEFGADRIMWGSDWPVLELEGSYTDWFGCAQSMMQQLSDQERNAVFGETASRFYRINDPGSH
- a CDS encoding L-rhamnose mutarotase, with the translated sequence MKRMGMVIGIDPQNIPEYKRLHAAVWPGVLDRLRRSNITNYSIFLKEPENLMFSYWEYTGTDFEADSAAIAADAETKDWWKVCGPMQRPLDSRKPDEWWASMEEVFHLD
- a CDS encoding SDR family NAD(P)-dependent oxidoreductase yields the protein MNTYNLDGRVAIVTGAARGMGFAVAERFLKSGASVTLWDLNETALSDARQKLSQFGDVHSDSVNVADFTAVKTAAERVKQRCGQIDILINSAGIAGVNTSLADYPLDIWNQVMQVNLNGIFHTCKAVVPHMQNNGYGRIVNIASMAGKDGNPNASAYSVSKGAVITLTKSLGKELAREGITVNVVAPAVIETEMLADVTEEQINYMLAKIPMGRMGTVKEISSLVSWLASEECSYSTGAVYDLSGGRATY
- a CDS encoding SDR family NAD(P)-dependent oxidoreductase translates to MSTFATYPSLAGMNAFVTGGATGIGAALVKAYAAQGAKVGFVDINADAGNELCQSLRDAGASVWFQAVDVCDIHALQAAITTYKGTSAPLDILVNNVANDTRHDWRDVTVDDWDRAMAVNLRPTFFAIQSVAADMISRKKGAIVNFGSIAWKAKHGGMPAYTTAKAAIHGLTRSFIREFGTSGVRVNTVLPGMVLTARQLAEHYSEDVDEILKQNQPMAGRITEEDVASLVMFLSADDSKMCTGQEFTLDGGWL
- a CDS encoding ABC transporter ATP-binding protein, whose protein sequence is MARLTIDSTWKKYGEFLALRDINLDIKDGEFVVLVGPSGCGKSTLLSIIAGLEETSYGTLTLGERDVTDLSAKDRNIAMVFQSYALYPTMTVRENITFGMENRRVPKDEQKKAVADVARLLQIEPLLGRKPSQLSGGQRQRVAMGRALVRDPQLFLFDEPLSNLDAKLRVEMRTEIKKLHKRLGQTIVYVTHDQIEAMTLSDRIVVMSGGVVQQFADPDTIYREPANKFVAGFMGSPSMNFIDVDVEGSQNDIRLVYRSNGAELVVPLGTRHEELLPYVGGKVTIGARPEHFVLDGKQEGALVPITARVEVVEPTGPDTMLVFQVADLSLVAVLPANFRPAEDEEINLLLDLEHVCFFDPETTARIPRI
- a CDS encoding carbohydrate ABC transporter permease, producing MPDIDTLPDFNRKKPFNPRRFATRVAVYSILIVVGLFTIMPLAVILLNSLRFNADILRESFIGWPTRITLENWDVAWSSACINASCTGVKPYFIASMLMVVPATLISTAIGLVNGFALTKWKMPFASVVFVAITIGVFLPPQVVLLPWAIALSWLGLSKSLAGLALVHIIQGTCFTTLFCRNYLVNLPDDLIKAARIDGAGFFRTFWKIVVPLSPPIIIVTIIWQFTFIWNEFLFAVTFSSSDFRPITAALMSLNADDTGVSEYGFGSAAVLIAAIPPLLIYFFGGRYFVRGLTQGAVK